Proteins encoded in a region of the Halioglobus maricola genome:
- the xseB gene encoding exodeoxyribonuclease VII small subunit: MSNKNTQDHAALLSRLSELITVLEDSDTNVESALDAFEEGIKVSRAAQSLLTKAEQRVKSLVEVDEDAHDEP; the protein is encoded by the coding sequence ATGTCGAACAAGAACACTCAAGATCACGCAGCTCTGCTTTCCCGCCTCTCTGAACTCATCACCGTATTGGAAGATAGCGATACCAATGTGGAAAGTGCATTAGACGCTTTCGAAGAGGGCATCAAGGTGTCTAGAGCTGCGCAAAGTCTACTTACCAAAGCAGAACAAAGAGTAAAATCGCTAGTCGAAGTCGACGAAGACGCACACGATGAACCATAG